Proteins from a single region of Vicinamibacteria bacterium:
- a CDS encoding tetratricopeptide repeat protein, producing LKAEYLSMPDLYGRALSSLERALALRPTFAQAHRARAVALLAVGREDEAVAAVERALALDPSAASGYQTLGRIHFIGRGDFARAAEFFEKALQLDPQSGWAALQLAHCTALLGDTTRAEAAAWRAVVLQEEFLSGREGQVIVGAYMRLGQVFALQGRYQEAVHQFEKERDFLTRMNHALRGRVFIELHQRIGEAYLRMGDVASGRAALDLATEAFERRVRTGADDPFTRYYGACAYALRGDVENALESLEKAVASRPSLTVARARVEPALERLRDEERFRALVQGENQKVE from the coding sequence AGCTCAAGGCGGAGTATCTCAGCATGCCCGATCTCTATGGGCGCGCGCTCTCGAGTCTGGAACGCGCTCTGGCGCTTCGTCCCACCTTCGCTCAGGCCCATCGTGCCCGCGCCGTCGCCCTCCTCGCGGTGGGACGCGAGGACGAGGCGGTCGCGGCGGTCGAGCGCGCGCTCGCGCTGGATCCCTCGGCGGCATCCGGCTATCAGACGCTCGGCCGCATCCACTTCATCGGCCGCGGCGACTTCGCCCGAGCTGCCGAGTTCTTCGAGAAGGCGCTCCAATTGGACCCGCAGTCCGGCTGGGCCGCGCTCCAGCTCGCACACTGTACGGCGCTTCTCGGCGACACGACTCGGGCCGAGGCGGCGGCGTGGCGGGCCGTCGTCCTTCAGGAAGAGTTCCTGTCGGGGCGCGAGGGGCAGGTCATCGTCGGGGCCTACATGAGGCTCGGACAGGTCTTCGCGCTCCAGGGGCGTTACCAGGAAGCCGTTCACCAGTTCGAGAAGGAGCGCGACTTCCTTACCCGCATGAACCATGCGCTTCGTGGGCGCGTCTTCATCGAGCTCCATCAACGCATCGGAGAAGCGTACTTGCGCATGGGAGACGTCGCTTCCGGGCGCGCGGCCCTCGATCTGGCAACCGAGGCCTTCGAGCGCCGGGTGCGGACCGGTGCTGACGACCCTTTCACCCGCTACTACGGCGCCTGCGCTTACGCGCTGCGCGGCGACGTCGAGAACGCCCTCGAGTCCCTCGAGAAGGCAGTGGCCTCACGGCCGAGCCTCACCGTCGCCCGGGCCCGGGTCGAGCCGGCATTGGAGAGACTGCGAGACGAGGAGCGTTTCCGAGCCCTGGTTCAGGGGGAAAACCAGAAAGTAGAATAG
- a CDS encoding RecQ family ATP-dependent DNA helicase gives MMTSLFTKEHSESMAKESVGTGRRTGRRRRRGRTRADGPGARKPPRSARRRDVPSSPIDRAAHRLGIAVLRPQQTRIIEHVLKHKDALAVLPTGFGKSACYQVPSMLLKAPVVVVSPLLALLQDQYEKLIARKIPTVRLDSTVRGKARREALERLSRGGSLLVMTTPETLASDEMSRVLTRSGISLVAVDEAHASSEWGHDFRPAYLRLGEVLGRYGATATLGLTATATEAVRKDLVRILNLKDPLIVAESPDRPNLRFDVIPCSGAARLRALGRLVLRLGRPGIIYCSTTRDVDAVYGALATLRIPVQRYHGKMTGKQRREQQELFMRRGRRVIMVATSAFGLGIDKPDIRYIMHYQTPASLEQYVQEAGRAGRDGNAAHCVLLYDPEDRQIHEFLLSRSRIRPDQLLRLASTLTSWIEEGREPSLSDLAGTAGLARRVGQALVAVFEDAGLVSLTSAGIVKPLVSAEALERDSRLLIQRLTHLRDRDAHRLDSVANYATTDRCRAQLLREYFGVPTGHACGRCDICQGGARRPDSFFKPLQPLKKTPRGRNRRRGRKRRRGTARPPIQGVPPRLAPGTTRVGSVPTDE, from the coding sequence ATGATGACGTCGCTCTTCACGAAGGAGCATAGTGAGTCGATGGCCAAGGAATCGGTTGGGACGGGTCGACGGACCGGGAGGCGACGCAGGCGCGGCCGCACGCGGGCGGACGGTCCCGGGGCGAGAAAGCCACCCCGATCCGCGCGGCGAAGGGACGTTCCCTCTTCCCCGATCGATCGAGCGGCACACCGCCTCGGCATCGCTGTATTGAGGCCGCAGCAAACCCGCATCATCGAGCACGTCTTGAAACACAAGGATGCGCTCGCCGTCCTGCCAACGGGATTCGGGAAGTCGGCATGCTACCAGGTGCCGTCGATGCTCCTGAAGGCGCCCGTGGTGGTCGTATCTCCCCTGCTGGCCCTCCTCCAAGACCAGTACGAGAAGCTCATCGCCCGCAAGATCCCCACGGTGCGGCTCGATAGCACCGTTCGCGGCAAAGCTCGCCGAGAGGCGCTCGAACGGCTCAGCCGCGGTGGCTCGCTTCTCGTGATGACCACGCCGGAGACTCTAGCTTCGGATGAAATGAGTCGCGTCCTGACCAGGAGCGGCATCTCGCTGGTGGCCGTCGACGAAGCCCACGCCTCCTCGGAGTGGGGCCACGATTTCCGTCCCGCGTATCTCCGGCTCGGTGAAGTCCTCGGCCGTTACGGCGCGACCGCGACGCTGGGGCTCACGGCCACGGCAACCGAAGCGGTCCGGAAGGATCTCGTTCGCATCTTGAATCTGAAAGATCCGCTGATCGTCGCCGAGAGCCCCGATCGACCCAACCTGCGGTTCGACGTGATCCCCTGCAGCGGTGCCGCCCGTCTCCGAGCGCTGGGCCGTCTGGTGCTCCGCCTCGGACGACCCGGCATCATCTATTGCTCGACGACCCGGGACGTCGACGCCGTCTATGGAGCGCTCGCCACACTACGCATTCCGGTGCAGCGATACCACGGGAAGATGACCGGTAAGCAGCGGCGGGAACAGCAAGAGCTCTTCATGCGCCGCGGCCGTCGCGTGATCATGGTAGCGACGAGCGCTTTCGGGCTCGGCATCGACAAGCCGGACATTCGCTACATCATGCATTATCAGACACCCGCCTCGCTGGAACAGTATGTTCAGGAGGCGGGACGAGCGGGCCGTGACGGAAACGCGGCCCATTGTGTGCTTCTCTACGATCCTGAGGACCGGCAGATCCACGAGTTCCTGCTCTCGAGAAGCCGCATCCGTCCCGATCAGCTCCTCCGGCTCGCCTCCACGTTGACCTCGTGGATCGAGGAAGGCCGCGAGCCGAGCCTATCCGATTTGGCGGGGACGGCGGGCCTCGCGCGTCGCGTTGGCCAGGCGCTCGTCGCCGTGTTCGAGGACGCCGGGCTCGTCTCGTTGACGAGCGCGGGCATCGTGAAGCCGCTGGTATCCGCCGAGGCCCTCGAGCGCGACAGCCGGCTCCTCATCCAGCGGCTCACGCACCTCCGCGATCGCGACGCGCATCGGCTCGATTCGGTGGCGAACTACGCGACGACCGATCGCTGCCGCGCGCAGCTGCTGCGCGAGTACTTTGGGGTGCCCACAGGCCACGCCTGCGGTCGCTGCGACATCTGCCAGGGGGGCGCCAGACGCCCGGATTCTTTCTTCAAACCGCTACAACCCTTGAAGAAGACGCCGCGAGGCCGCAATAGGCGACGCGGACGCAAACGCCGCCGCGGGACCGCTCGCCCGCCGATCCAAGGCGTGCCACCGCGACTGGCTCCGGGTACTACTCGCGTCGGGTCAGTGCCGACGGACGAATAG
- a CDS encoding radical SAM protein produces MGYTPAYLECHASGELRRRVERGREMLKSCRVCPRDCDVDRLSDQRAVCRTGRYAIVASHFPHFGEEDCLRGFRGSGTIFFADCNLKCVFCQNYDISQKPAGKEVRPQELAAMMLELQRVGCHNINFVTPEHVVPQIVEALPFAIDGGLRLPIVYNTSGYDSLESLRLLDGIVDIYMPDFKYWDPEMAKRYSKADNYPDAVREGLKEMQRQVGDLVLDDLGLAKRGLLVRHLVMPGDVAGTRDVMRFLVREISPDVYVNLMDQYYPAYKTERYPEIHRRITEAEYQVAYETALEEGVRRLDARAPLKHALA; encoded by the coding sequence ATGGGCTACACCCCCGCCTATCTCGAATGCCACGCCAGCGGCGAGCTCCGCCGTCGTGTCGAGCGCGGCCGGGAGATGCTGAAGTCCTGCCGCGTCTGTCCGCGCGACTGCGACGTCGACCGCCTCTCCGACCAGAGGGCGGTTTGCCGAACCGGTCGCTATGCGATCGTCGCGAGTCACTTTCCACACTTCGGGGAGGAGGACTGCCTGCGCGGCTTCCGAGGGTCGGGGACCATCTTCTTCGCCGACTGCAACCTCAAGTGCGTCTTCTGCCAGAACTACGACATCAGCCAGAAGCCGGCGGGCAAGGAAGTCCGCCCCCAAGAGCTCGCGGCGATGATGCTCGAGCTCCAGCGGGTGGGTTGCCACAACATCAACTTCGTCACTCCCGAGCACGTGGTGCCCCAGATCGTGGAGGCGCTTCCTTTCGCCATCGACGGCGGCCTGAGGCTGCCAATCGTCTACAATACGAGCGGATACGATTCGCTCGAGAGCCTTCGTCTCCTGGACGGCATCGTCGACATCTACATGCCGGATTTCAAATACTGGGATCCGGAAATGGCGAAGCGCTACTCGAAGGCGGACAACTACCCCGACGCCGTGCGCGAAGGGCTGAAGGAGATGCAGCGCCAGGTGGGCGATCTCGTCCTCGACGATCTCGGTCTAGCAAAACGCGGGCTCCTCGTTCGTCATCTGGTGATGCCCGGGGACGTCGCCGGGACCCGCGACGTCATGCGCTTCCTGGTACGTGAAATCTCTCCCGATGTTTATGTGAACTTGATGGACCAGTACTACCCCGCGTACAAGACAGAGCGCTACCCCGAGATCCACCGCCGGATCACTGAAGCGGAGTATCAGGTGGCCTACGAGACGGCCCTCGAAGAGGGAGTCCGAAGGCTCGATGCGCGGGCGCCGTTGAAGCACGCGCTGGCGTGA